From a region of the Spartinivicinus poritis genome:
- a CDS encoding acyloxyacyl hydrolase: MSQYDLGMIGISKDVALLSGTNTYLAVGLGIYLKEKKTNRIGSKFTFGERLALGYRFDSGIAMELYARHFSNAGITDDNSGQNFAGLSIGYTF, translated from the coding sequence TTGAGTCAGTACGATTTGGGAATGATTGGTATTTCGAAAGATGTAGCGCTTCTGAGTGGTACCAATACATACCTGGCGGTCGGTTTAGGTATTTATTTAAAAGAGAAAAAAACTAACCGGATTGGTTCTAAATTTACCTTTGGTGAACGACTGGCCCTTGGCTACCGCTTTGATAGTGGTATAGCCATGGAACTCTATGCCAGGCATTTTTCTAATGCGGGTATTACTGATGATAATAGCGGGCAAAACTTTGCTGGCTTAAGTATCGGCTATACTTTTTAA